In Jaculus jaculus isolate mJacJac1 chromosome 4, mJacJac1.mat.Y.cur, whole genome shotgun sequence, a single genomic region encodes these proteins:
- the Ing5 gene encoding inhibitor of growth protein 5 isoform X1 — protein MATAMYLEHYLDSIENLPCELQRNFQLMRELDQRTEDKKAEIDILAAEYISTVKTLSPDQRVEHLQKIQSAYSKCKEYSDDKVQLAMQTYEMVDKHIRRLDADLARFEADLKDKMDGSDFESTGARGLKKSRSQKEKRSSRGRGRRTSEEDTPKKKKHKAGSEFNDSILSVHPSDVLDMPVDPNEPTYCLCHQVSYGEMIGCDNPDCPIEWFHFACVDLTTKPKGKWFCPRCVQEKRKKK, from the exons ATGGCGACCGCCATGTACTTGGAGCACTATCTGGACA GCATCGAAAACCTTCCCTGTGAACTTCAGAGGAACTTCCAGCTAATGCGAGAACTGGACCAAAGGACAGAAG ATAAGAAAGCAGAGATTGACATTCTGGCTGCAGAATACATCTCCACGGTGAAGACTCTTTCTCCAGACCAGCGTGTGGAGCACCTACAGAAGATTCAGAGTGCCTATAGCAAGTGTAAGGAATACAGCGATGACAAGGTGCAGCTGGCCATGCAGACCTATGAAATG GTGGACAAACACATCCGAAGGCTTGATGCTGACCTGGCACGCTTTGAGGCTGACCTGAAGGACAAGATGGACGGCAGTGACTTTGAAAGTACTGGAGCACGAGGCTTGAAAA aaAGTCGgagtcagaaagaaaaaagaagttcccggggtagaggcaggaggacatcAGAAGAGGATActccaaagaaaaagaagcacaaaGCTGG GTCTGAGTTCAACGATAGCATTCTGTCTGTTCATCCCTCTGATGTGCTGGACATGCCTGTGGATCCAAATGAGCCTACGTACTGCCTGTGCCACCAGGTGTCCTATGGAGAGATGATCGGCTGTGACAATCCAGAT TGTCCCATTGAGTGGTTTCACTTTGCCTGTGTGGATCTCACCACGAAGCCCAAAGGAAAGTG GTTCTGTCCACGATGTGttcaggaaaagaggaagaagaagtaa
- the Ing5 gene encoding inhibitor of growth protein 5 isoform X2, translated as MRELDQRTEDKKAEIDILAAEYISTVKTLSPDQRVEHLQKIQSAYSKCKEYSDDKVQLAMQTYEMVDKHIRRLDADLARFEADLKDKMDGSDFESTGARGLKKSRSQKEKRSSRGRGRRTSEEDTPKKKKHKAGSEFNDSILSVHPSDVLDMPVDPNEPTYCLCHQVSYGEMIGCDNPDCPIEWFHFACVDLTTKPKGKWFCPRCVQEKRKKK; from the exons ATGCGAGAACTGGACCAAAGGACAGAAG ATAAGAAAGCAGAGATTGACATTCTGGCTGCAGAATACATCTCCACGGTGAAGACTCTTTCTCCAGACCAGCGTGTGGAGCACCTACAGAAGATTCAGAGTGCCTATAGCAAGTGTAAGGAATACAGCGATGACAAGGTGCAGCTGGCCATGCAGACCTATGAAATG GTGGACAAACACATCCGAAGGCTTGATGCTGACCTGGCACGCTTTGAGGCTGACCTGAAGGACAAGATGGACGGCAGTGACTTTGAAAGTACTGGAGCACGAGGCTTGAAAA aaAGTCGgagtcagaaagaaaaaagaagttcccggggtagaggcaggaggacatcAGAAGAGGATActccaaagaaaaagaagcacaaaGCTGG GTCTGAGTTCAACGATAGCATTCTGTCTGTTCATCCCTCTGATGTGCTGGACATGCCTGTGGATCCAAATGAGCCTACGTACTGCCTGTGCCACCAGGTGTCCTATGGAGAGATGATCGGCTGTGACAATCCAGAT TGTCCCATTGAGTGGTTTCACTTTGCCTGTGTGGATCTCACCACGAAGCCCAAAGGAAAGTG GTTCTGTCCACGATGTGttcaggaaaagaggaagaagaagtaa